TTATGCACCGTTTTGGTCGGGATGGACGTTTCATGATACCGGCTTTAGAGCACTTTGATCACTACGCTTTAATTGATTTTTTTAAAGAGATAGGCGTAGAGAGCCATGCACCTGATGGCTTTAGAGTCTTCCCTGTTACCCACAGTTCTACGACCATTATCAATGCACTAAAAAATGAAATGGAGAAAGTCGGCGTAGAAGTGAAGTGTTCACAAAAGGTTGAGACACTTGAGCACGATGGAGAGAAGGTAACCGGGGTTCATACAGATGATTCAATATATTTTGCCACACATGTGATCGTAGCGACAGGTGGTATGGGATATCCTATGCTGGGTGCTGAGGGTGACGGTTATGTGCTAGCCGAGTCTATCGGACATAGCGTAACAGAGCTTTTCCCGGCGATGATGCCGCTAAAAACCAAAGAGACATGGGTTACTAACTGTAGAGCGGATACCATCGCTAAAGTACATATGCATGTAGATATGAAAAAGTATAAAAAACTTAAAGCCATGGGTGACCTGATTTTTACGAAGAACGGTATAAGAGGTCCGGTAGTGCTGGACTTCTCACGTGAGATCACTCCTCTTTTACAAAAGTTTGAGGAAGTACCGCTTTTGATGAACCTTACTAAAGGGATGAATGAAGAGCAGATACGAGAGCATTTTAAAAAAGAGCTTGAGAAAAATCCTCATCAAAATACATTGGATCTTGTTAAAACACTTCTTCCTGAGTCTGTAAGTCAGGAACTATGTAAAATGGCTGGTATCATTTCAGATATTGCTCTTTCCAAACAGCAAGGAACAGCAAGAGATAAACTCTTTAAATTCATGGCCTGGACACCACTTACTGTAACAGGCCATGACGGTTTTAAGATGGCGATGATCACGCGCGGGGGTGTGAGTCTCAAAGAGATCGACCCATATACAATGCAGAGCCGTAAACTACATGGACTTTACTTCTGCGGTGAAGTCATGAACTTGGATGGTCCATGCGGAGGATATAATCTCCAATGGTCATTTTCGAGTGGTTATTTGGCAGGGAAGTTATTAGGATAAAAGTTCGGATCATCGCTTTCTCAGCTTCTACTGAAAAGCTCGGCATTCAAAAGTTCAAGACGTTCAGGTGTACCGATGTCCAGCCACTCTCCTTCATAGAGCTCTCCCGTAACTTTACCTTCTTTCATTGCTTTCCTCAATATCGGAGCAAGTGCTGTTTTACCGTAAGGAAGCCCTTCAAATAGTTTGGGAGAATAGTACCCTATTCCTGAAAATGTATACTGTTTTGCATCTACCACTTTCATCCCGTTAAGTGCAAAGTCTCCTTCTGGGTTGTGTTCCGGATTGGGTACAAGGATGAGATGGGCCAGTGTATTCTCAGCTAAACTGATAATATGGTCAAACTCGTAATCACACCAGATATCTCCATTGACTACCAAAAAAGGTTCATCACCAAGAAGTGGCAACGCCTTGATGATACCCCCTGCACTTTCAAGAGGTCCTTCATCCTGTTCATCAGAGTAAGTGATATTGGCTCCCCACTCGCTTCCATCACCCAATGCTTCAGGGATCATGTAACCTAAGTGAGCGATATTGATAACGATATCAGTGATGCCTTCATGTACCAGACGTTCGATATGCCATACGATAAGAGGTATACCACCCACTTCAAGCAGTGGTTTGGGGGTTTTATCCGTAAGTGGACGCATTCGGGTACCTAACCCTGCTGCAAGGATCATTGCCTTCATATATTTCTCACTCCTATAATAGTCTCTAATTCGTTTTTTATCATTACCGGTACATTATGTTATGAATTAACAGAGAGTATATCTACAAGCCCTTTTGTCTCACCATATTTACTTGCAATATCAAGTACATATTTCAATGTCAGAGGTATATCTTTGAGATATCCTTCTTTCCCGTCACGAAGATAGAGACGGCTGAAAATACCTAAAACCTTGATATGTCGTTGTAATCCCATGAGATCAAACCATCGCATGAAAGTTTCATCATCGACATTCAATCCCCGTTTATCACGGAAACTAAGTGCTAATTGTTCTATCGTTTGAGGATCAAAGAAAACATAGCAGTCACGAAGTAGTGAGACTAGATCGTAAGTTACTGCACCTATCCTTGCATCCTGAAAATCAATTACGATGATCTCATCATGCGGACTAAGCATGATATTGCGTGAATGAAAGTCTCTATGTACGAAATAGCCCTGAGGTTGAGACAAGACACCATTTGTAATATTATTTAATATCTTATTAAGGATTTCCTGCTCTTCTTCATTTAAGGTTTTACCTAAATATTTCTCGAGATACCATTCTCGCATCAAGTTCATTTCCGCACGCAGGAAAGCCGCATCATATTCTGGTAGCCCTTCTGTCTGGGCACCTTGCATTCTGACGATCGTATCAATTGCTTTATCATAAAAATGTATGAAGTTAGTTTCATCGATGGTTTCAAGCAGATGAGTACTTCCCATATCCTCAAGCATCAGAAAGCCTTCTTCTCTGTTTTGTACAAGTATTTTGGGAACAGTGACCTTCACGTCTCTCAGACGAAAAGCAATATCTATAAAGGGTTCAAGAGACTCTTTTTGAAGTGATGCGTCCATAATAATACTGCTTTGAATCCCATCGTTTAAACGGTAGTATTTTCGGAAGCTTGCATCACTAGATGCAGGTTCAAGTTTTCCCTCACAGTAGATATCTTCTAACCATGCTTCTATTTTTTCCATTCTAATTATTCCCTTTATATGTATTCCCAAGATAGCGGGGTGCTATGATTGGGGCAGTATGCCACGTTTTGATACCCCTGTCAAGCATAGAGATGATAATCATCTATAGACTCCGCCAAGGATTCCATTTTCTTTTGCCCCGGTAACATCTTTGAGATTGATATGTTCATTATGGATACGTTTGTAAGCAAGCCAAGCCATCATCATTGCTTCTAACATATCTGCATTCTCTGCAATGATGACAGTGATATTGGGCATCACTGCCTTGATCCGCTCCAAAAGAAAGCTGTTCTTTGCTCCGCCTCCACTAAGAACTGCTATATCTCTTTGAAATTTTAGCAGTTCATTACAGATCGTAAATGCAGTAAGTTCAAGAAGTGTACGTTGTACATCTTCACTTTTGAGTGTCTTTTTTTCTATAAAGTGGTTGATCCATGCTTCATTGAATTTTTCTCTACCTGTACTTTTGGGATGGGGTTGGTGAAAGTAACTATCTTCGAGCATTTTTTCAAGTAGGGAGAAATTTACCTCTCCTTCTCTCGCCCATAACCCGTCTTTGTCATAGGTTTTCCCTGTATGCTTATGACACCAAAGGTCCATCAGTACATTACCAGGTCCTGTATCATACCCTATCAGTTGTTTATCCGGTATTGTGATATTGGCCATGCCTCCGATATTGACTACTGCAATACTTTCACTGAGCTCTTGAAACAAAAATTGGTGAAACGAAGGTGCTAGAGGTGCCCCCTGCCCGCCTAAAGCGATGTCTTTGGCTCTGAAGTCTGCTACTACGGGGATACGTGTACGGGTTGTAAGTGTACTGGGATCCCCAAGCTGTATACTGAAAGGATACTCAGCATTAGGTTCATGCCAAAGTGTCTGGCCATGTGAGCCGATGGCTATCACTGTTTTTGGGTCAATCTGATAAGTGCTTAGTAGAGAATTGACCGCATCAGCAAAGAGTTCCGACAGCTGGATATGCAGTTTTCCTATTTGAGCCAATGTGGTATTGCCGTTGATCGTTTGAAGGAGTTCATCTTTTAGGATAGCAGGGAAAGGATATTCTGTAGCATGGATCAAATGACATTCATGCTTATTGATTTGGCAAAGTACCACGTCAATGCCGTCCATCGAGGTTCCTGACATGATACCGATATAGTGTTCTTTTTTCATTGGCAATACTTGTATATTGAAGTTGATTATTATAACGTAAAGGGATGTAACCTTTGCAAATAACTTGACAGTTACACACTATCTACACAGATAATTAGTATAGATATAAAGATGAGAGTACAATCCCTGTAAGGAGTGATATTACGTTGAGAAAAACATTTTTGAATTTAATAACTTCTGCACTCGTGCTGGTAAGTGCGGGAGCTACGGATGAATCTGCCCTTGCCATTTCTTATAATGATGATTTAAAATGGGGACCATGTCCTACTTTTATCGGTGAAGGATGTCAGATAGCCGTATTACACGGTGATCCTGCCAAAGAGAATCTTGACATCTTTTTTAAAGTTCCGGCAGATTATCCGATCCCGCATCATTGGCATACTTCAGCAGAACGTATGATACTGGTTTCAGGCAAATTGACGGTAACTTACGATAACCAGGAGAGTGAAGTACTCACAAAAGGAATGTATGCCTATGGCCCTTCCAAATTACCGCATACTGCTTACTGTGAAAAAGGAGATGAACCCTGTGTCATATTTATCGCATTTGAAGAACCTATCGATGCGTTTGAAGTAGTTAAAGAAACACCTTAAAAATGAGTCTATTAGTGTGCATATCCCTCTAGTAATGTGATAAGTTCCTCTAGGTTTTGAATACGGTACGTGGCACTGCTGAAGTCATGGTCAGTCGTAAAGTGATTATCAACAATCGCACACTCTATCCCCGCATTGACCGCTGAACGCAGTCCTCGCTCAGAGTCTTCGATTACAAGTGCTTCCTGTTTTTCCCCGTCAAAAAGAGAAAGCCCTTTTAGATACGGGTCTGGATGAGGCTTACTTCGTACATACTCTCCACTGCAAAGTACGAACTCCATATGATCCACAATGCCTCTTCCTTCATGAATCAATTCAAAATCTTCTCGACGTGCAGAGGTAAT
This is a stretch of genomic DNA from Sulfurovum zhangzhouensis. It encodes these proteins:
- a CDS encoding NAD(P)/FAD-dependent oxidoreductase — translated: MPNTYDLIVIGSGAAGMIAAITAARDGKKVLLLEKLSQIGAKLKATGGGRCNLTNTLDNETFMHRFGRDGRFMIPALEHFDHYALIDFFKEIGVESHAPDGFRVFPVTHSSTTIINALKNEMEKVGVEVKCSQKVETLEHDGEKVTGVHTDDSIYFATHVIVATGGMGYPMLGAEGDGYVLAESIGHSVTELFPAMMPLKTKETWVTNCRADTIAKVHMHVDMKKYKKLKAMGDLIFTKNGIRGPVVLDFSREITPLLQKFEEVPLLMNLTKGMNEEQIREHFKKELEKNPHQNTLDLVKTLLPESVSQELCKMAGIISDIALSKQQGTARDKLFKFMAWTPLTVTGHDGFKMAMITRGGVSLKEIDPYTMQSRKLHGLYFCGEVMNLDGPCGGYNLQWSFSSGYLAGKLLG
- the murU gene encoding N-acetylmuramate alpha-1-phosphate uridylyltransferase MurU — translated: MKAMILAAGLGTRMRPLTDKTPKPLLEVGGIPLIVWHIERLVHEGITDIVINIAHLGYMIPEALGDGSEWGANITYSDEQDEGPLESAGGIIKALPLLGDEPFLVVNGDIWCDYEFDHIISLAENTLAHLILVPNPEHNPEGDFALNGMKVVDAKQYTFSGIGYYSPKLFEGLPYGKTALAPILRKAMKEGKVTGELYEGEWLDIGTPERLELLNAELFSRS
- a CDS encoding aminoglycoside phosphotransferase family protein encodes the protein MEKIEAWLEDIYCEGKLEPASSDASFRKYYRLNDGIQSSIIMDASLQKESLEPFIDIAFRLRDVKVTVPKILVQNREEGFLMLEDMGSTHLLETIDETNFIHFYDKAIDTIVRMQGAQTEGLPEYDAAFLRAEMNLMREWYLEKYLGKTLNEEEQEILNKILNNITNGVLSQPQGYFVHRDFHSRNIMLSPHDEIIVIDFQDARIGAVTYDLVSLLRDCYVFFDPQTIEQLALSFRDKRGLNVDDETFMRWFDLMGLQRHIKVLGIFSRLYLRDGKEGYLKDIPLTLKYVLDIASKYGETKGLVDILSVNS
- a CDS encoding anhydro-N-acetylmuramic acid kinase yields the protein MKKEHYIGIMSGTSMDGIDVVLCQINKHECHLIHATEYPFPAILKDELLQTINGNTTLAQIGKLHIQLSELFADAVNSLLSTYQIDPKTVIAIGSHGQTLWHEPNAEYPFSIQLGDPSTLTTRTRIPVVADFRAKDIALGGQGAPLAPSFHQFLFQELSESIAVVNIGGMANITIPDKQLIGYDTGPGNVLMDLWCHKHTGKTYDKDGLWAREGEVNFSLLEKMLEDSYFHQPHPKSTGREKFNEAWINHFIEKKTLKSEDVQRTLLELTAFTICNELLKFQRDIAVLSGGGAKNSFLLERIKAVMPNITVIIAENADMLEAMMMAWLAYKRIHNEHINLKDVTGAKENGILGGVYR
- a CDS encoding cupin domain-containing protein: MRKTFLNLITSALVLVSAGATDESALAISYNDDLKWGPCPTFIGEGCQIAVLHGDPAKENLDIFFKVPADYPIPHHWHTSAERMILVSGKLTVTYDNQESEVLTKGMYAYGPSKLPHTAYCEKGDEPCVIFIAFEEPIDAFEVVKETP
- a CDS encoding HAD family hydrolase; translation: MKKYLLFDNDGVLVETEQWYFRANYEILKALNITLEEERYKEIMINGQSALLLAEEQGYTKERVENERAKRNELYQHYLRTEDIAIPSVHDVLSILKEKYRMGIITSARREDFELIHEGRGIVDHMEFVLCSGEYVRSKPHPDPYLKGLSLFDGEKQEALVIEDSERGLRSAVNAGIECAIVDNHFTTDHDFSSATYRIQNLEELITLLEGYAH